The Daucus carota subsp. sativus chromosome 2, DH1 v3.0, whole genome shotgun sequence genome includes a window with the following:
- the LOC108206337 gene encoding LOW QUALITY PROTEIN: flavin mononucleotide hydrolase 1, chloroplatic (The sequence of the model RefSeq protein was modified relative to this genomic sequence to represent the inferred CDS: inserted 1 base in 1 codon), producing the protein MIQNTVDLELIFLKKKGKREETKEPSTKMVVTVVSRSPSTLICSRFRGLHLPRSMSASCSSSVNFNNKSTKLNEKKKKKLPILLFDVMDTIVRDPFYHHVPSFFRMSFEELINTKHPTAWIQFEKGLIDEMELARNFFRDGRPFDLQGLKDCMQKGYSYLDGIEDLLGSLKQNGYEMHAATNYPIWYXSITVNLFHSFKIHLNSNFLYIMLRYKLIEDKLKLSAYLSWTFCSCSTGKRKPDVEFYLEILSHLDIDGESCIFIDDRIQNVDAATKAGLVGLHFKNANLLRQDLSILGISVNENSKQKDLGELRQ; encoded by the exons ATGATCCAAAACACAGTAGACTTggagttaatatttttaaaaaaaaagggaaaaagagAGGAAACAAAAGAGCCAAGTACTAAAATGGTTGTAACAGTTGTGAGCAGAAGTCCCAGTACATTGATTTGTTCTAGGTTTCGTGGTCTTCACTTGCCAAGATCAATGTCCGCTTCTTGTTCGTCGTCTGTTAATTTCAATAACAAGAGCACTAAACTaaatgagaagaagaagaagaagcttcCCATATTATTGTTCGATGTAATGGACACTATTGTTCGCGACCCCTTTTACCATCATGTCCCTTCCTTTTTCAG GATGTCTTTTGAGGAACTCATAAACACAAAACATCCAACTGCCTGGATTCAGTTTGAGAAGGGTCTAATTGATGAG ATGGAACTTGCTAGAAATTTTTTTAGAGATGGCAGGCCTTTTGATCTTCAAG GACTCAAAGATTGTATGCAAAAAGGGTATTCATACTTGGATGGCATCGAAGACTTACTAGGTTCCCTAAAGCAAAATGGCTACGAAATGCATGCTGCTACTAATTATCCAATCTGGT GGTCTATCACTGTTAATCTCTTTCATTCATTTAAAATTCaccttaattctaattttttatatattatgttaagGTACAAATTGATTGAGGACAAGTTGAAATTATCCGCGTACTTATCATGGACATTTTGTTCATGTTCAACTG GAAAAAGAAAACCAGATGTTGAATTTTATCTAGAAATTTTAAGTCACCTTGATATTGATGGAGAAAGCTGCATCTTCATCGATGACAG GATTCAAAACGTTGATGCTGCAACAAAGGCTGGCTTAGTTGGTCTGCACTTTAAAAATGCAAATCTATTGCGTCAGGATCTTTCTATTCTAGGCATCTCAGTAAATGAAAATTCCAAGCAGAAAGACCTTGGGGAGCTTCGACAATAA